One Intestinimonas butyriciproducens genomic window, CGCCTACGGCCTCCCGGCTGCCCAGCAGCAGGGCCGCGATGGACAAGATCCCGCTGCCACAGCCCAAGTCCAGAGCACTCTCCCCCTCCCGGGCAAACTCCTCCACCCACTCCAGGCACAGCCGGGTGGAGGCGTGAGAGCCGGTACCAAAGGTGAGCCCGGGATTCAGATACAGCGCCGTCCGGCCGTCCGGCACGGCCTCCCCACGCTCCCACTCGGGGACAATATACAGCCGCTGTCCCACGGCCATGGGTTTGTAGTATTTCTGCCAGCTTGTGGCCCAGTCGTTCTCCCGGAGCCTTGCGGTGGTATAGGGCAGGTCAATGCCCTCCATCCACTTCGCCAGTTGTCCCTGTCCGTCGGCGTCGTCGGTGACATAGAACTTGATGCGGGCCGCTCCCTTCATGCGCTCCAGAAGCTGGTCATCCACATAGTCCCAATACTGCCGGTTCTGTTCCAGGAAAGACTTGAAATCCTCCTCGTCCTCAATGACAAGGCCGGTGGCGCCGTTTCCCGTGAGCCTGGCGGACAGGCTGTCCAGCTCCGCTCCGGTGGTCTCCACCGTGACCT contains:
- the prmA gene encoding 50S ribosomal protein L11 methyltransferase; this encodes MDAVWLEVTVETTGAELDSLSARLTGNGATGLVIEDEEDFKSFLEQNRQYWDYVDDQLLERMKGAARIKFYVTDDADGQGQLAKWMEGIDLPYTTARLRENDWATSWQKYYKPMAVGQRLYIVPEWERGEAVPDGRTALYLNPGLTFGTGSHASTRLCLEWVEEFAREGESALDLGCGSGILSIAALLLGSREAVGVDIDPKAVGVAYENAAMNGIGRDRYTVRAGDVLTDMALRAELARQRYDMVLANIVADVIIPLSLPARGLLAPGGVFLCSGIIDTRAEEVCAALERNGLRVVGRKDRDGWVALAAKQEVAKG